The following proteins are encoded in a genomic region of Planococcus lenghuensis:
- the purF gene encoding amidophosphoribosyltransferase has translation MLAEIRSLNEECGVFGIWGHEQASQIAYYGLHALQHRGQEGAGIVGTDGETLKAQKGEGLVNEVFTLEKLAEMKGHAAIGHVRYATAGGGGIQNVQPLLFNSSTGSLAITHNGNLVNANQLKAHLERQGSIFQTTSDTEVLAHLMKRSGYETIEESVKSALSLLKGAYAFVLLTEDKMMVALDPHGLRPLSIGRLGDAWVVASETCAFDIIGAEFIRSVEPGEFLTISDEGLRLDRFSYPSKRAICTMEYVYFSRPDSDIDGINVHSARKRLGKQLAREVNIEADVVTGVPDSSISAAIGFSEESGIPYELGLIKNRYVGRTFIQPSQDLREQGVKMKLSPVRQVVAGKRVVMVDDSIVRGTTSRRIVAMLKEAGATEVHVVISSPPIKNPCFYGIDTSTSGELIASNHSVEEMRELIGADSLTFLSVEGMVENIGRTDAGADCGHCLACFTGDYPTDIYPDTVLPHEKELVQLGGTSSGKGI, from the coding sequence ATGCTTGCTGAAATCAGAAGCTTAAATGAAGAATGCGGCGTATTCGGTATTTGGGGACACGAACAGGCATCACAGATTGCGTATTACGGACTTCATGCCTTGCAGCACCGGGGGCAGGAAGGTGCCGGTATTGTCGGAACAGATGGCGAAACCCTGAAAGCACAGAAAGGCGAAGGGCTTGTAAACGAAGTGTTCACACTCGAAAAGCTTGCTGAGATGAAAGGCCATGCAGCAATCGGACATGTGCGTTATGCGACAGCCGGCGGCGGCGGGATACAGAATGTTCAGCCGCTGCTGTTCAATTCATCCACCGGCAGTCTGGCGATTACGCATAATGGCAATTTGGTCAATGCCAATCAGCTGAAAGCCCATCTGGAACGCCAGGGAAGCATTTTTCAAACGACTTCTGATACGGAAGTGCTGGCGCATCTGATGAAGCGGAGCGGCTATGAAACGATTGAAGAATCCGTGAAAAGCGCATTGTCACTTTTAAAAGGAGCTTATGCTTTTGTACTCTTAACGGAAGACAAAATGATGGTCGCGCTGGATCCGCACGGCTTGCGTCCGCTGTCGATCGGCCGTCTGGGCGACGCTTGGGTTGTGGCATCGGAAACGTGTGCATTTGATATTATCGGAGCGGAATTTATCCGCTCCGTGGAGCCCGGTGAATTTCTGACGATTTCTGATGAAGGGCTGCGGCTTGACCGCTTTTCCTATCCGTCCAAACGGGCGATCTGCACAATGGAATATGTTTACTTTTCCCGTCCGGATTCAGACATCGATGGCATCAATGTGCATAGTGCCCGTAAGCGGCTCGGCAAACAGCTGGCACGCGAAGTGAATATTGAAGCGGATGTGGTCACCGGTGTGCCAGATTCAAGCATTTCCGCGGCGATAGGATTCAGTGAAGAAAGCGGTATCCCGTACGAACTCGGTTTGATTAAAAACCGCTATGTCGGCCGGACATTCATCCAGCCGTCTCAGGACCTCCGGGAACAGGGCGTGAAAATGAAACTGTCACCGGTACGGCAAGTCGTCGCAGGCAAACGGGTCGTCATGGTCGATGATTCGATTGTCCGCGGCACCACTTCCCGCCGTATTGTCGCCATGCTGAAAGAAGCGGGGGCGACGGAAGTGCACGTTGTGATTTCCTCACCGCCGATCAAGAATCCGTGTTTTTATGGCATCGATACATCGACTTCAGGAGAACTAATCGCATCCAATCATTCTGTTGAGGAAATGCGTGAACTGATTGGAGCGGATTCACTGACGTTCCTGTCCGTTGAAGGAATGGTTGAAAACATCGGCCGTACGGATGCGGGAGCGGACTGCGGACATTGCCTGGCGTGTTTTACAGGTGATTATCCGACAGACATCTATCCGGACACTGTGCTGCCGCATGAAAAAGAATTAGTGCAGCTGGGAGGAACGTCGAGTGGCAAAGGCATATGA
- the purM gene encoding phosphoribosylformylglycinamidine cyclo-ligase: MAKAYEQAGVNIEAGYEAVSRMKAHVERTARLGVMGAFGGFGGMFDLSQLNLKEPVLVSGTDGVGTKLKLAFLTDKHDTIGIDCVAMCVNDIVAQGAEPLFFLDYIATGQTEPAKIEAIVKGVADGCKEAGAALIGGETAEMPGLYEVDEYDIAGFAVGAAEKKNIVTGEAIQAGDVLIGLASSGIHSNGYSLVRKILFEDHKLDIHEPATGYEQLGPIGEQLLTPTKIYAKAVQAMLPEGGVNGMAHITGGGFYENIPRMMPDGLGAEIELGSWPLPAIFNLLQDKGNLTDRDLYSVFNTGIGFIIAAAPAKAEKLMEAVKASGEQVYRIGKVTDRDGIRFNGQHDGSLNDDDE; this comes from the coding sequence GTGGCAAAGGCATATGAACAGGCAGGCGTGAACATTGAAGCAGGCTACGAAGCGGTCAGCCGGATGAAGGCGCATGTGGAACGGACAGCCCGCCTTGGCGTCATGGGCGCCTTTGGCGGATTTGGCGGCATGTTTGACTTATCACAGCTGAATCTGAAAGAACCGGTATTGGTATCCGGAACAGACGGTGTCGGAACAAAACTCAAGCTTGCCTTCCTGACAGACAAACATGATACGATTGGGATAGACTGCGTGGCAATGTGCGTGAACGATATCGTCGCGCAAGGTGCGGAACCGCTGTTTTTCCTCGACTATATTGCAACCGGTCAGACGGAACCGGCAAAGATTGAAGCGATCGTAAAAGGTGTCGCGGATGGTTGTAAAGAAGCGGGGGCGGCATTGATCGGCGGGGAAACGGCTGAGATGCCGGGTTTGTATGAAGTCGACGAATACGATATCGCTGGATTTGCCGTCGGCGCTGCGGAAAAGAAGAACATTGTCACAGGTGAAGCTATTCAGGCCGGCGACGTGCTCATCGGACTCGCTTCAAGCGGCATCCATTCAAACGGTTATTCCCTCGTGCGGAAAATTCTTTTTGAGGACCATAAACTCGACATCCATGAACCGGCAACTGGCTACGAGCAACTTGGTCCGATCGGTGAGCAGCTTCTAACACCTACGAAAATTTATGCCAAGGCGGTCCAAGCTATGTTGCCGGAAGGCGGCGTAAACGGCATGGCGCATATCACCGGCGGCGGGTTTTATGAAAACATTCCGCGGATGATGCCGGACGGACTTGGAGCGGAAATTGAACTCGGCAGCTGGCCGCTGCCGGCTATTTTCAACTTGCTGCAGGATAAAGGGAACTTGACGGACCGCGACCTTTATTCGGTATTCAATACCGGTATCGGCTTTATCATTGCTGCTGCACCGGCCAAAGCCGAGAAGCTCATGGAAGCGGTAAAAGCATCCGGCGAACAGGTGTACAGAATCGGAAAAGTCACAGACCGTGATGGGATCCGCTTCAACGGGCAGCATGACGGGAGCCTGAATGATGACGACGAATAA
- the purN gene encoding phosphoribosylglycinamide formyltransferase, which yields MMTTNKIAVFASGSGSNFQAIHDAIRNGKLAAELVLVVTDKPDAYVLRRAAAAGVEALALRPQDFISKADYERAILIELHSQGAEWLVLAGYMRLIGPVLLEAYPNRIVNIHPSLLPEFPGKDAIGQTLAAGREEAGVTVHFVDAGMDTGPIIAQRTFRLDNRDRQTVEEAVHRIEHELYPATLQKLFSRQ from the coding sequence ATGATGACGACGAATAAAATCGCTGTGTTTGCGTCCGGAAGCGGTTCGAATTTCCAAGCCATCCATGATGCAATCCGGAACGGGAAACTCGCGGCGGAGCTTGTGCTCGTCGTGACGGATAAGCCGGATGCCTATGTACTCAGAAGAGCAGCTGCCGCAGGAGTCGAAGCTCTTGCCTTGCGCCCGCAGGATTTCATTTCAAAAGCGGATTACGAACGGGCAATCTTAATCGAGCTGCACAGTCAGGGAGCGGAATGGCTCGTGCTGGCCGGCTACATGCGATTGATCGGTCCGGTGTTGCTGGAGGCCTATCCGAATCGCATTGTGAATATCCATCCGTCGCTTCTGCCGGAGTTTCCAGGAAAAGATGCGATCGGTCAGACGTTAGCGGCAGGCCGTGAAGAAGCGGGTGTAACCGTGCATTTTGTTGATGCCGGCATGGATACAGGCCCCATCATTGCTCAACGCACATTCCGACTGGACAACCGCGATCGGCAGACGGTCGAGGAAGCGGTTCACCGGATCGAACACGAGCTGTATCCGGCAACGTTACAAAAACTATTCAGCCGGCAGTGA
- the purH gene encoding bifunctional phosphoribosylaminoimidazolecarboxamide formyltransferase/IMP cyclohydrolase: protein MQNKRALLSVSDKTGILTFAQELEALGYEILSTGGTKRFLEDNGVAITPVGDVTGFPEILDGRVKTLHPMIHGGLLGRPADPNHVQQMTEHGIHPISVVCVNLYPFRETVSKADVAYQDAIENIDIGGPAMLRASAKNHESVTVITDAADYDVVIEELKTQGETAFKTRRRLAAKVFRHTAAYDALIAGYLTEQAEETFPEQLTFTYELQQPLRYGENPHQNAAFYKSPLGSDFSLANSRQLHGKELSYNNIQDANAALQIIKEFKEAAAVAVKHMNPCGIGVGTGAADAFRKAYAADPTSIFGGIIALNRPVDREAADELSKLFLEIIIAPSFEQEALDKLTEKKNVRLLTIPFEQKRQDRWNSVSVEGGLLLQDADAKGYEDATIEVATDRKPTEDELAALKLGWAAVKHVKSNAIVVASKDATLGVGAGQMNRVGAAKIALEQAGEQAKGAAMASDAFFPMNDTVELAARYGITAIIQPGGSKKDQDSIDMANAHGIAMVFTGIRHFKH from the coding sequence ATGCAGAACAAACGGGCGTTACTCAGCGTATCAGATAAGACAGGCATCCTGACATTCGCGCAGGAACTTGAAGCACTCGGTTATGAAATTCTTTCCACTGGCGGGACGAAACGGTTTCTGGAAGACAACGGCGTCGCCATCACACCGGTCGGCGATGTGACAGGATTCCCGGAAATATTGGACGGACGGGTAAAAACACTCCATCCGATGATCCACGGGGGCTTGCTTGGCAGACCGGCGGATCCGAATCACGTGCAACAGATGACGGAACACGGGATCCACCCCATCAGTGTGGTATGTGTCAATCTGTATCCGTTCAGGGAGACGGTTTCAAAAGCGGATGTAGCGTATCAGGATGCGATTGAAAATATCGACATCGGTGGCCCTGCGATGCTCCGGGCTTCTGCAAAGAATCATGAATCCGTAACGGTGATCACGGATGCAGCAGATTATGACGTTGTCATAGAAGAATTGAAAACGCAGGGTGAGACGGCATTTAAAACCCGCCGACGGCTCGCGGCGAAAGTATTCCGCCATACTGCAGCTTATGATGCATTGATTGCAGGGTATCTGACCGAACAGGCGGAAGAGACATTCCCGGAACAGCTGACATTTACATACGAATTGCAGCAGCCGTTGCGCTACGGGGAGAATCCGCATCAGAACGCGGCTTTTTACAAAAGTCCGCTCGGTTCTGATTTTTCGCTCGCCAATTCGCGTCAACTGCACGGCAAGGAGCTTTCTTATAATAATATTCAAGATGCAAATGCGGCATTGCAGATCATCAAGGAATTCAAAGAAGCAGCAGCAGTCGCCGTAAAGCACATGAACCCATGTGGTATCGGCGTGGGCACAGGCGCAGCAGATGCTTTCAGGAAAGCATACGCTGCTGACCCGACATCTATTTTCGGTGGCATCATTGCGCTTAACCGCCCGGTGGACCGGGAAGCGGCGGACGAATTATCCAAACTATTCCTCGAAATTATCATCGCGCCATCCTTCGAACAAGAAGCGTTGGATAAGCTGACCGAGAAAAAGAATGTCCGGCTGTTGACGATTCCGTTTGAACAAAAGCGGCAGGACCGGTGGAACAGCGTATCTGTTGAAGGTGGTTTACTGCTGCAGGATGCGGATGCGAAAGGCTACGAGGACGCGACAATCGAAGTGGCGACCGACCGGAAGCCGACAGAAGATGAACTGGCTGCATTGAAACTTGGCTGGGCAGCAGTGAAGCATGTGAAATCGAATGCGATTGTTGTAGCATCAAAAGATGCGACACTTGGCGTAGGAGCCGGGCAGATGAACCGGGTCGGCGCCGCGAAGATCGCGCTTGAACAGGCGGGCGAGCAGGCGAAAGGCGCTGCGATGGCATCGGATGCATTCTTCCCGATGAACGATACGGTTGAATTGGCCGCACGCTACGGCATCACAGCAATCATTCAGCCCGGCGGTTCCAAAAAGGATCAGGATTCTATTGATATGGCAAATGCACACGGGATTGCCATGGTGTTTACCGGAATCCGGCATTTCAAACATTAA
- the purD gene encoding phosphoribosylamine--glycine ligase, with protein MNVLVIGRGGREHAIVRQFAASPSVEKVYAAPGNDGMMEAERANISETDFPALARFVREHDIKLTFIGPEQPLTAGIADFFNEQGLAVFGPSQAAVRIESSKTFAKELMQRHAIPTAAHAVFTDATEAISYIKKQGAPIVVKADGLAAGKGVIVAETVKEAVVAVKEMLEDQKFGASGSSIVIEEFLDGEEFSFMSFVHDGHIFPMPLSQDHKRAYDGDRGPNTGGMGAYCPVPQIPSAIRDETLEKVVRPAVNAMAQEGIPFTGILYAGLILTADGPKVIEFNARFGDPETQVVLPLLKSDFGLFIDRLLAGEPFEPDWKEEAILGVVIAADGYPDSPQKGHQLPDLQEMKDVAVYHAGTKKQDNQFIGNGGRVLLVASAGGNIQEAAANVYQALGKQDWPGFFYRSDIGWRAK; from the coding sequence ATGAACGTACTCGTAATCGGCCGGGGCGGCCGTGAGCATGCCATCGTCCGCCAGTTCGCTGCCTCGCCATCTGTGGAAAAGGTATATGCGGCACCCGGTAATGACGGAATGATGGAAGCGGAACGGGCGAATATCAGCGAAACAGATTTCCCGGCACTTGCCCGGTTTGTCCGTGAACACGATATAAAGTTGACGTTCATCGGTCCTGAACAGCCGCTGACAGCCGGTATCGCTGATTTTTTCAATGAACAGGGACTTGCTGTCTTTGGTCCCTCGCAGGCAGCCGTCCGCATTGAAAGCAGCAAGACGTTCGCGAAAGAATTGATGCAGCGCCATGCTATTCCGACGGCAGCTCACGCGGTATTCACAGATGCCACTGAAGCGATTTCTTACATCAAGAAGCAGGGAGCCCCAATTGTCGTGAAAGCGGATGGCCTGGCAGCCGGCAAAGGCGTCATTGTGGCAGAGACGGTGAAAGAAGCCGTGGTTGCAGTAAAAGAAATGCTCGAGGATCAGAAATTCGGTGCATCCGGTTCCTCAATCGTCATTGAAGAATTTCTTGATGGAGAAGAATTTTCCTTCATGTCATTCGTCCATGACGGTCACATTTTTCCGATGCCGCTGTCACAGGACCATAAACGGGCATACGACGGGGACAGAGGCCCGAATACAGGCGGCATGGGCGCTTATTGCCCGGTACCGCAAATCCCTTCTGCAATCCGGGATGAGACTTTAGAAAAGGTTGTCCGCCCGGCTGTCAATGCCATGGCACAAGAAGGAATCCCGTTTACCGGCATTTTATATGCCGGTTTGATTCTTACAGCGGACGGGCCAAAAGTGATCGAGTTCAATGCGCGCTTCGGTGATCCCGAAACACAAGTCGTCCTGCCGCTTCTGAAATCCGATTTCGGCTTGTTTATCGATCGGCTGCTTGCCGGTGAGCCATTTGAACCTGATTGGAAAGAGGAAGCGATACTTGGAGTTGTCATCGCGGCAGACGGATATCCGGATTCCCCGCAAAAAGGCCATCAGTTGCCGGACCTGCAGGAAATGAAGGATGTTGCCGTCTACCATGCAGGCACAAAAAAACAGGATAACCAGTTTATCGGGAATGGCGGCCGTGTGCTGCTGGTGGCTTCTGCCGGCGGAAATATTCAGGAGGCTGCTGCCAACGTGTACCAAGCATTGGGTAAACAGGATTGGCCTGGGTTTTTCTACCGGTCGGATATCGGCTGGCGTGCAAAATAA
- a CDS encoding N-acetyltransferase — MNWYEKLNQYFPVQEMKSKEHMETLLKERSDVYHKDEGPYHVLMYAEFPNFSFVDYLFVSAESRGMGIGKKTLQMLKDKNKPIILEVEPVDYDDSDSEKRLRFYAREGFQHASSIGYSRRSLATGEENVMEILYWAPNGESEEEIFEGMKNMYENIHTYKDEQFYGECYDPVAKVLTFEEEEKDNILEAVAKPV, encoded by the coding sequence TTGAATTGGTATGAAAAACTCAATCAGTACTTCCCAGTACAGGAAATGAAATCAAAAGAGCATATGGAGACGCTGCTGAAAGAACGCAGTGACGTATATCACAAAGATGAAGGGCCGTATCACGTGCTGATGTATGCGGAATTCCCGAATTTCTCATTTGTGGATTATTTGTTCGTTTCGGCGGAATCCCGCGGCATGGGTATCGGCAAAAAGACGCTTCAAATGCTGAAGGACAAAAACAAGCCGATCATCCTGGAAGTGGAACCGGTCGATTACGATGACTCCGATTCAGAAAAACGGCTTCGCTTCTACGCACGCGAAGGATTCCAGCATGCAAGTTCCATTGGCTATTCCCGCCGGTCACTTGCGACAGGTGAAGAAAATGTCATGGAAATCCTGTATTGGGCGCCGAACGGAGAAAGTGAAGAAGAGATTTTCGAAGGCATGAAGAACATGTATGAAAACATTCACACATATAAAGATGAGCAGTTCTACGGTGAATGCTATGATCCGGTGGCAAAAGTGCTCACCTTTGAAGAAGAAGAAAAAGACAATATTTTAGAAGCGGTGGCAAAGCCGGTCTGA
- a CDS encoding adenine deaminase C-terminal domain-containing protein, producing MNTQGWKIKELRDQLKVISDEAPPDIVLKNATYLHSIFKKWMTGNIWIKQDRIVYAGKELPPVHEKTETIDLTGKRVVPGYIEPHVHPFQLYNPQSFADYAAQGGTTTFIADNMTLFLALENEKAFTIVDQLHELPFSFYWWSRFDAQTELADNGNRFTTKTVGEWIDRPDVLTGGELTAWPRLLAGDDQMLYWIQLAKQNGQKIEGHFPGASEKTLVRMKLLGADGDHEAMTAEEVEMRLLHGYTVTLRQSSIRPDLRKLLQGIQERGIEAYDHLLMTTDGSTPGFHSDGVMDLCIRIALEEGVPPIDAYLMASYNVAKHYGITDQHGLIATGRYADLNVLDDEQNPVPSAVLSKGVWLKRNGRKVQTLGEIDWSDMPKFNPDFELNEEDFQFSMPFGMEMVNDVIMKPYSVSYDPRDGELSKEHDECYLILLDKYGKWRVNTLIKGFANQVEGFASSYSNTGDIILIGKSTREMRNAFEEVKRMGGGIALTENGRTVASIPLPIGGSLSAEPMEKLMEQEAVLKAALKERGFRHGDAIYTLLFLQSTHLPYLRVTQRGIYDVMNKQVLFPSFMR from the coding sequence ATGAACACACAAGGTTGGAAAATCAAAGAGTTAAGGGATCAGTTGAAAGTCATTTCCGATGAAGCACCCCCTGACATCGTATTGAAAAATGCAACGTATTTACATAGCATTTTCAAAAAGTGGATGACCGGCAACATCTGGATCAAACAGGATCGGATCGTGTATGCCGGCAAGGAATTGCCCCCGGTGCATGAGAAAACAGAAACAATCGATCTGACAGGAAAACGGGTCGTGCCAGGATATATCGAACCGCATGTTCATCCATTCCAGCTATATAACCCGCAAAGTTTCGCAGACTATGCTGCGCAGGGCGGAACGACGACGTTCATTGCCGACAATATGACACTCTTTTTAGCATTGGAAAATGAGAAAGCGTTTACAATTGTGGATCAGTTGCATGAGCTGCCGTTCTCATTCTACTGGTGGAGCCGGTTTGATGCGCAGACTGAACTGGCGGATAACGGCAACCGGTTCACGACAAAAACTGTCGGAGAATGGATCGATCGGCCGGATGTGCTGACAGGCGGCGAGCTGACAGCATGGCCGCGCCTTCTGGCGGGAGATGACCAGATGCTGTATTGGATCCAGCTTGCCAAACAGAACGGGCAGAAAATTGAAGGGCATTTTCCGGGCGCATCCGAAAAAACGCTTGTGCGCATGAAACTTCTCGGAGCGGATGGTGATCACGAGGCCATGACGGCGGAAGAAGTGGAAATGCGTCTATTGCACGGGTATACGGTCACATTGCGCCAGTCTTCCATCCGGCCGGATCTGCGGAAGCTTCTGCAGGGAATTCAGGAACGCGGAATCGAAGCCTACGACCACCTGCTGATGACAACAGACGGATCCACGCCAGGATTCCACTCCGATGGCGTCATGGATCTCTGCATCCGAATTGCATTGGAAGAAGGTGTGCCGCCGATTGACGCGTATTTAATGGCATCTTATAATGTGGCGAAGCATTACGGAATAACGGACCAGCACGGATTGATTGCAACCGGGCGCTATGCGGATCTGAATGTCCTTGATGATGAACAGAACCCTGTTCCTTCTGCTGTATTATCCAAGGGTGTCTGGCTGAAAAGGAATGGCCGAAAAGTGCAGACGCTGGGAGAAATTGATTGGTCGGATATGCCGAAGTTCAATCCGGACTTTGAACTGAACGAAGAAGACTTCCAATTTTCAATGCCGTTTGGAATGGAAATGGTCAATGATGTTATTATGAAACCTTATTCCGTCTCATACGACCCAAGAGACGGTGAATTATCAAAAGAGCACGATGAATGCTACCTGATCCTGCTGGACAAATACGGAAAGTGGCGTGTGAATACGCTGATCAAAGGTTTTGCCAATCAGGTGGAAGGCTTTGCTTCATCTTATTCCAACACCGGTGACATCATTCTGATCGGTAAAAGTACCCGGGAAATGCGGAACGCTTTTGAAGAAGTAAAACGGATGGGCGGGGGGATTGCACTGACAGAGAATGGCCGGACAGTGGCAAGTATACCGCTTCCGATTGGCGGAAGTTTATCTGCTGAACCGATGGAAAAATTAATGGAGCAGGAAGCAGTCCTGAAGGCGGCATTAAAGGAACGGGGCTTTAGACATGGCGATGCCATTTACACGCTGTTATTCCTGCAGTCTACCCACCTGCCCTATCTTCGGGTGACACAGCGGGGAATTTACGACGTGATGAAT